In one Brevibacillus composti genomic region, the following are encoded:
- a CDS encoding copper amine oxidase N-terminal domain-containing protein, producing the protein MLRKVPAMLLTAALLTGSVAATAALAQETAVQQKITVKLNGNELPFPQDVVTENGVAYVNASTLAHALDASAAWDTMIESLLISKNNQYALRMYKNSHFAYKNGKEIHVAHPPRVTTGAVLVPLVYIAQELGATVSYDANTLTYNLSVPVEK; encoded by the coding sequence ATGCTTCGCAAAGTTCCAGCTATGCTGCTTACGGCAGCTCTCCTGACCGGAAGTGTTGCCGCTACCGCAGCGCTCGCCCAGGAGACGGCCGTTCAGCAAAAAATCACCGTAAAATTGAACGGAAACGAGCTCCCATTCCCGCAAGATGTCGTGACGGAGAACGGCGTGGCCTACGTGAACGCCAGCACACTGGCGCATGCGCTTGACGCAAGCGCTGCGTGGGATACCATGATCGAATCCCTATTGATCTCCAAAAACAATCAATACGCCCTGCGGATGTACAAAAACAGCCATTTTGCCTACAAAAACGGCAAGGAAATCCACGTGGCCCATCCGCCGCGCGTAACGACAGGCGCTGTACTGGTTCCGCTCGTCTATATCGCGCAGGAACTGGGTGCCACGGTATCCTATGATGCCAACACCCTGACGTACAACCTGAGCGTTCCTGTCGAGAAGTAA
- a CDS encoding branched-chain amino acid ABC transporter substrate-binding protein produces MKKQKSITLLTTVFALGAVLAGCGGGGNAGGNAGGGGQAAPESANNSGGGSTGGALEKIVIATVGPMSGQYSDYGSTAKAGAEYALKQQKDKFKELGFDVQLLAQDDQADPKQAVAVAQMLISNADVLGVVGHATTGASITASAQYETDNLVMVSPSATGSNLTEEGKKIVHRICARDDQQGSKAAIFAKNQLNVKTAYIVHDKQAYGQGLADEVKKQFEKDGVTIAGYEGITAGEKDYSAVINQILAANPEMIYFGGYYSDAGILIKQAREKGFKGVFMGGDGYDSADLVKIAGAENANNVIFTSTVGDLTATEEGKKWIADFEAATNNKVGIFTSFGYDSMNVLLNGLEKAIKANDGKKPSRQQVMEAVHDTKDFQGQFVKVTFNEKGDNEFASVYVYKYENGQKVYVGEAK; encoded by the coding sequence ATGAAAAAACAGAAAAGCATTACTCTTCTCACTACTGTATTCGCGCTGGGCGCAGTTCTCGCAGGATGCGGCGGCGGAGGTAATGCAGGTGGCAATGCGGGCGGTGGCGGACAGGCAGCTCCGGAGTCGGCAAACAATAGCGGCGGCGGCAGCACTGGCGGCGCACTGGAAAAAATCGTGATCGCGACGGTAGGTCCGATGTCCGGTCAATACTCCGACTACGGCAGCACGGCAAAAGCGGGTGCTGAATACGCTCTGAAGCAACAAAAGGACAAGTTTAAGGAGCTGGGCTTTGATGTCCAGTTGCTGGCACAGGACGACCAGGCCGATCCAAAGCAAGCCGTGGCGGTCGCTCAAATGCTGATCTCCAACGCAGACGTTCTCGGTGTCGTCGGTCACGCTACCACAGGGGCATCGATTACCGCATCTGCTCAATATGAGACGGATAATCTGGTAATGGTTTCTCCGTCCGCGACAGGTTCCAACCTGACAGAAGAAGGCAAAAAAATCGTTCACCGCATTTGTGCGCGTGACGACCAACAAGGCTCCAAGGCAGCTATCTTTGCCAAGAACCAGCTTAATGTTAAAACTGCGTACATCGTTCATGACAAGCAAGCATACGGCCAAGGTCTGGCTGATGAAGTGAAAAAGCAATTCGAAAAAGACGGCGTAACCATCGCAGGTTACGAGGGCATCACTGCTGGGGAGAAGGATTACAGCGCGGTCATCAACCAAATCCTGGCTGCTAATCCGGAAATGATCTACTTCGGCGGATACTACTCCGACGCAGGGATCCTGATCAAGCAAGCCCGTGAAAAAGGCTTCAAAGGCGTATTCATGGGCGGAGACGGTTACGACTCTGCTGACCTGGTGAAAATCGCTGGAGCTGAAAATGCAAACAACGTGATCTTTACGTCCACAGTCGGCGATCTGACTGCGACCGAAGAAGGCAAGAAGTGGATTGCTGACTTCGAAGCCGCAACCAACAACAAAGTCGGTATCTTTACCTCCTTTGGCTACGACTCCATGAATGTATTGCTGAACGGTCTGGAAAAAGCCATCAAGGCAAATGACGGCAAGAAGCCAAGCCGTCAGCAAGTGATGGAGGCGGTCCATGATACC